Proteins encoded within one genomic window of Ideonella dechloratans:
- a CDS encoding sensor histidine kinase: protein MKHAGPVLSPQPLPAQGLPAALRRGLWAWPLLLSLLFVGGVVLWAHRTDRQERDEAHRTMISDALSAEAQLRARLDLEALHLRSLAAQLRRAPHNRQTLATSPEVEEGFRGLWLSVTWLDADNRIIAHLPPQEAPLLPAASDERDGLSAHLVAPVDPEMADAVPETNRFDVAGEKVVVRFSPSTLLKRDTPWWLTRRYEVQLVDGSEQIIASADGPVAAQPGPGTRDSYRVLVGGGMPGVYLQLTEREVPAPWWDGLPLVLVGGFLLLVGSATVLLRRQMRQVSAAEAAWRTEVAWRSAMEDSALVGLRARDAEGRLLYVNRTFCELVGRPAEQLIGLKPPMPYWPPESAGEAMQRSRRGLAGLAPREGYEAQWRHADGHPIEVMVFESPLVDARGQQIGWMGSIIDITQRKRLEERERHQAEALAHQARLTTLGEVASALAHQLNQPLTAVAGYNAGVLRRLEQAGCEDTMVLQALRRQGEQAAEAGRIVRRIREFLTRRAPRREPAVLAETVRQAAGLLQRDLQRQKIQVVLDLPPDLPLVQADPVLIEQVLINLLRNAADELVQQPEGQPRQIRVSAHDTGSGFVRLDVDDSGPGLAGRTAEQLTTPFYSTKPEGMGMGLAICRSVIEVHHGAFDAGVSPLGGARFSCSLPVWRADADLDGEEDPDDETDGAPGR from the coding sequence ATGAAGCATGCCGGCCCTGTTCTCTCGCCCCAGCCGCTGCCGGCACAGGGCTTGCCCGCGGCGCTGCGGCGCGGGCTGTGGGCCTGGCCGCTGCTGCTGTCGCTGCTGTTCGTCGGCGGGGTGGTGCTGTGGGCCCACCGCACCGACCGCCAGGAGCGCGACGAGGCTCACCGCACGATGATCTCCGACGCGCTGAGCGCCGAGGCCCAGCTGCGGGCCCGGCTGGACCTGGAGGCGCTGCACCTGCGCAGCCTGGCGGCCCAGCTGCGCCGCGCGCCCCACAACCGCCAGACCCTGGCCACCAGCCCCGAGGTGGAGGAAGGCTTTCGCGGCCTGTGGCTGAGCGTGACCTGGCTGGACGCGGACAACCGCATCATCGCCCACCTGCCGCCGCAGGAGGCGCCGCTGCTGCCGGCCGCCTCGGACGAGCGCGATGGCCTGAGCGCCCACCTGGTGGCCCCGGTGGACCCGGAGATGGCCGACGCCGTGCCCGAGACCAACCGCTTCGACGTGGCGGGCGAGAAGGTGGTGGTGCGCTTCTCGCCGTCCACCCTGCTCAAGCGCGACACCCCCTGGTGGCTGACCCGGCGCTACGAGGTGCAGCTGGTGGACGGCAGCGAGCAGATCATCGCCTCGGCCGACGGCCCGGTGGCCGCCCAGCCCGGGCCCGGCACCCGCGACAGCTACCGCGTGCTGGTGGGCGGCGGCATGCCGGGCGTCTACCTGCAGCTGACCGAGCGCGAGGTGCCCGCTCCGTGGTGGGATGGCCTGCCCCTGGTGCTGGTGGGGGGCTTTCTGCTGCTGGTGGGCAGCGCCACCGTGCTGCTGCGCCGGCAGATGCGCCAGGTCAGCGCCGCCGAGGCCGCCTGGCGCACCGAGGTGGCCTGGCGCAGTGCCATGGAGGATTCGGCCCTGGTGGGCCTGCGTGCGCGCGATGCCGAGGGCCGGCTGCTGTACGTGAACCGCACCTTCTGCGAGCTGGTGGGCCGGCCGGCGGAGCAGCTGATCGGCCTGAAGCCGCCCATGCCCTACTGGCCGCCGGAATCGGCCGGCGAGGCCATGCAGCGCAGCCGGCGCGGCCTGGCCGGCCTGGCCCCGCGCGAGGGCTACGAGGCCCAGTGGCGCCATGCCGACGGCCACCCCATCGAGGTGATGGTGTTCGAGTCGCCGCTGGTGGACGCCCGCGGCCAGCAGATCGGCTGGATGGGCTCGATCATCGACATCACCCAGCGCAAGCGCCTGGAGGAGCGCGAGCGCCACCAGGCCGAGGCCCTGGCCCACCAGGCCCGGCTGACCACGCTGGGCGAGGTGGCCTCGGCCCTGGCGCACCAGCTCAACCAGCCGCTCACCGCGGTGGCCGGCTACAACGCGGGCGTGCTGCGCCGGCTGGAGCAGGCCGGCTGCGAGGACACGATGGTGCTGCAGGCACTGCGCCGCCAGGGCGAGCAGGCGGCCGAGGCCGGGCGCATCGTGCGCCGCATCCGCGAGTTCCTGACCCGCCGCGCGCCCCGGCGCGAACCGGCGGTGCTGGCCGAGACGGTGCGCCAGGCCGCCGGCCTGCTGCAGCGCGACCTGCAGCGGCAGAAGATCCAGGTGGTGCTGGACCTGCCGCCGGACCTGCCGCTGGTGCAGGCCGACCCGGTGCTGATCGAGCAGGTGCTGATCAACCTGCTGCGCAATGCCGCCGACGAGCTGGTGCAGCAGCCCGAGGGCCAGCCTCGCCAGATCCGGGTCTCGGCCCATGACACCGGCAGCGGCTTCGTGCGGCTGGACGTGGACGACAGCGGCCCCGGCCTGGCCGGCCGCACGGCCGAGCAGCTGACCACGCCCTTCTACTCGACCAAGCCCGAGGGCATGGGCATGGGCCTGGCCATCTGCCGCTCGGTCATCGAGGTGCACCACGGTGCCTTCGATGCCGGGGTGAGCCCGCTGGGCGGCGCGCGTTTTTCCTGTTCGCTGCCGGTCTGGCGGGCGGACGCGGACCTTGACGGTGAAGAGGATCCCGATGACGAGACCGATGGTGCACCTGGTCGATGA
- a CDS encoding response regulator transcription factor, which yields MVHLVDDEAAVRDALGFLLQSHGLSTAAYPDAPSFLSALAAGPLRGCVLLDVRMEPMSGLQLHDELMAQGFRAPVIFLTGHGDIPMAVEALKKGAFDFVEKPFSDDALVERVQKALAVEAAQHADQAAGDEAAARLASLSEREREVMQRVAAGKLNKVIADELHISVRTVEVHRAKVFSKLGVRSAAEVATLLAQIR from the coding sequence ATGGTGCACCTGGTCGATGACGAGGCCGCGGTGCGTGACGCACTGGGCTTTCTGCTGCAGTCGCACGGCCTGAGCACGGCCGCCTATCCTGACGCACCGAGCTTCCTGTCCGCCTTGGCGGCGGGCCCGCTGCGCGGCTGCGTGCTGCTGGACGTGCGCATGGAGCCCATGTCGGGCCTGCAGCTGCACGACGAACTGATGGCCCAGGGCTTCCGGGCGCCGGTGATCTTCCTGACCGGGCATGGCGACATTCCGATGGCGGTGGAGGCGCTGAAGAAGGGCGCCTTCGACTTCGTGGAGAAGCCCTTCAGCGACGACGCGCTGGTGGAGCGGGTGCAGAAGGCGCTGGCGGTGGAGGCGGCGCAGCACGCCGACCAGGCCGCCGGCGACGAGGCGGCGGCCCGCCTGGCCAGCCTGTCCGAGCGTGAACGCGAGGTGATGCAGCGCGTGGCTGCGGGCAAGCTCAACAAGGTCATCGCCGACGAGCTGCACATCTCGGTGCGGACGGTGGAGGTGCACCGGGCCAAGGTCTTCTCCAAGCTGGGCGTGCGCTCGGCTGCCGAGGTGGCCACCTTGCTGGCCCAGATCCGCTGA
- a CDS encoding class I SAM-dependent methyltransferase — translation MSTDAADDTATPLSDAPDALAELARRDRFFDALSASLAEQRCVKLVLGKPRRSGSDLVRLTARPLVLRGQPCLSLLYHHATRDITKNPPLAEGLAAVQAMLGTEFSHAHLFTTTEEWQLMVSKRGRIGVTRKALQQPGAEKAAATGHDREKHRFLSLDLPFLEDLGVTDAQHRLVPAMARKWKQINKFVEVLDHALEAARLQPRDGRVSVVDFGSGKGYLTFAMHHHLSHARGWQAAVTGVELREDLVNLCNAAALRRHMDGLSFVCGDVRSHVPEHLDVMVALHACDTATDFALHTGIRAGASIILTAPCCHKQIRPQMQLPPLLKPMLQHGVHLGQQAEMVTDSLRALLLEANGYDAQVFEFVALEHTSKNKMILAVRRPAGARVDEARRAQVLGQIAEIKAFYGIREHCLESLLQADTAAA, via the coding sequence ATGAGCACCGATGCTGCGGACGACACCGCCACCCCCCTGTCCGATGCCCCCGACGCCCTGGCCGAACTGGCCCGGCGTGACCGCTTCTTCGACGCCCTCTCGGCCAGCCTGGCCGAGCAGCGCTGCGTCAAGCTGGTGCTGGGCAAGCCGCGGCGCAGCGGCTCGGACCTGGTGCGGCTGACGGCCCGGCCACTGGTGCTGCGTGGCCAGCCTTGCCTGAGCCTGCTGTACCACCACGCCACCCGCGACATCACCAAGAACCCGCCGCTGGCCGAGGGCCTGGCCGCCGTGCAGGCCATGCTGGGCACCGAGTTCAGCCACGCCCACCTGTTCACCACCACCGAGGAGTGGCAGCTGATGGTCAGCAAGCGCGGGCGCATCGGCGTCACGCGCAAGGCCCTGCAGCAACCCGGTGCGGAGAAGGCCGCGGCCACCGGCCACGACCGCGAGAAGCACCGCTTCCTGAGCCTGGACCTGCCCTTCCTGGAAGACCTGGGCGTGACCGACGCGCAGCACCGCCTGGTGCCGGCGATGGCGCGCAAGTGGAAGCAGATCAACAAGTTCGTCGAGGTGCTGGACCACGCCCTGGAAGCGGCCAGGCTGCAGCCGCGCGACGGGCGCGTGAGCGTGGTGGACTTCGGCTCCGGCAAGGGCTACCTGACCTTCGCGATGCATCACCACCTGAGCCATGCCCGCGGCTGGCAGGCTGCGGTGACCGGGGTGGAGCTGCGCGAGGACCTGGTGAACCTGTGCAACGCCGCGGCGCTGCGCCGGCACATGGACGGTCTGTCCTTCGTCTGCGGCGATGTGCGCAGCCATGTGCCCGAACACCTGGACGTGATGGTGGCGCTGCACGCCTGCGACACGGCCACCGACTTCGCGCTGCACACCGGCATCCGCGCCGGCGCGTCCATCATCCTGACCGCGCCCTGCTGCCACAAGCAGATCCGCCCGCAGATGCAGCTGCCGCCGCTGCTCAAGCCCATGCTGCAGCACGGCGTGCACCTGGGCCAGCAGGCCGAGATGGTGACCGACAGCCTGCGCGCGCTGCTGCTGGAGGCCAACGGCTACGACGCCCAGGTGTTCGAGTTTGTCGCCCTGGAGCACACCAGCAAGAACAAGATGATCCTGGCGGTGCGGCGGCCGGCCGGCGCGCGGGTGGACGAGGCCCGGCGGGCCCAGGTGCTGGGGCAGATCGCGGAGATCAAGGCCTTCTACGGCATCCGGGAGCACTGCCTGGAGAGCCTGTTGCAGGCCGACACCGCGGCCGCCTGA
- a CDS encoding M13 family metallopeptidase: MLKLSSLSLAVLALCTLPACTTPNPTQAASAPTAAAPAAAVAAAPAASAAFTFDRSGEDLSVRPQDDLFRAANGGWMKDTPIPADKAAYGNFSIMSDRADERVHTLVEELSKGHYKDGSNEQKIAAYFRAFTDEAAMDKAGKAPLQPLLSQVQALRKPADVTRYLGQMQGVLSLPLALDVQPDQKAPTMNLPLTWQGGLGLPNREYYLSKDPRMAKARAAYLAYLQTLFRLDGDRKHAARSARDVLMFETRLAKAQWTEVANRDAQKTWNPMTRAQLAAKAPGMDWSAFFSAAEMPSLARLNVSQPDYAQAVAKAVQEVPVATWKLYFRARVMDAHANLLSKPWRDARFAFRGKALSGSEKPTPRWQQGIDALDGALGEAVGQQYVARYFPADHKTRMQGLVANLLKAYGESIDGLTWMSPATKVKAREKLSKYTTKIGYPDKWRDYSGLVVKEGDPVGNAERAGRFEFKRVAAKLGQPVDRSEWLMSPQTVNAYYNPSMNEIVFPAAILEPPFFDMAADDAANYGAIGAIIGHEISHGFDDQGAQYDGDGKLDNWWTPEDAKAFAALGKQLVAQFAGYEPLPGHKVNGQLTLGENIADLSGLQIAYKAWKLSLNGVTPPVINGLTGEQRFFYSFAHAWRSKYREELQLRLLTADPHSPPEFRANGTVINHDGFQAAFGVKPGDKMYKAPQDRIRIW; encoded by the coding sequence GTGCTGAAGCTGTCTTCCCTTTCCCTGGCCGTGCTGGCCCTGTGCACGCTGCCCGCCTGCACCACGCCCAACCCGACGCAGGCCGCGTCGGCACCCACGGCCGCCGCGCCCGCCGCGGCGGTGGCCGCCGCCCCCGCCGCGTCCGCGGCCTTCACCTTCGATCGCAGTGGCGAAGACCTGTCGGTGCGCCCGCAGGACGACCTCTTCCGTGCCGCCAACGGTGGCTGGATGAAGGACACGCCCATCCCCGCCGACAAGGCGGCCTATGGCAACTTCTCGATCATGTCCGACCGGGCCGACGAGCGGGTGCACACCCTGGTGGAGGAGCTCTCCAAGGGCCACTACAAGGACGGCAGCAACGAGCAGAAGATTGCCGCCTACTTCCGGGCCTTCACCGACGAGGCGGCCATGGACAAGGCCGGCAAGGCGCCCCTGCAGCCCCTGCTGAGCCAGGTGCAGGCGCTGCGCAAGCCTGCCGACGTGACCCGCTACCTGGGCCAGATGCAGGGCGTGCTCTCGCTGCCGCTGGCGCTGGACGTGCAACCCGATCAGAAGGCCCCGACGATGAACCTGCCGCTGACCTGGCAGGGGGGTCTGGGTCTGCCCAACCGCGAGTACTACCTGTCCAAGGACCCGCGCATGGCCAAGGCCCGCGCGGCCTACCTGGCCTACCTGCAGACCCTGTTCCGCCTGGACGGTGACCGCAAGCACGCCGCCCGCTCGGCGCGGGACGTGCTGATGTTCGAGACCCGTCTGGCCAAGGCCCAGTGGACCGAGGTGGCCAACCGCGACGCCCAGAAGACCTGGAACCCGATGACCCGGGCCCAGCTGGCCGCCAAGGCGCCCGGCATGGACTGGTCGGCCTTCTTCAGCGCCGCCGAGATGCCGTCGCTGGCCCGACTCAATGTCTCCCAGCCCGACTACGCCCAGGCCGTGGCCAAGGCGGTGCAGGAGGTGCCGGTGGCCACCTGGAAGCTCTACTTCCGGGCCCGGGTGATGGACGCCCATGCCAACCTGCTGTCCAAGCCCTGGCGCGACGCGCGCTTTGCCTTCCGGGGCAAGGCCCTGTCCGGCAGCGAGAAGCCCACGCCGCGCTGGCAGCAGGGCATCGACGCCCTGGACGGCGCGCTGGGCGAGGCGGTGGGCCAGCAGTACGTGGCGCGCTACTTCCCGGCCGATCACAAGACCCGCATGCAGGGGCTGGTGGCCAATCTGCTCAAGGCCTACGGCGAGTCCATCGACGGACTGACCTGGATGAGTCCGGCCACCAAGGTCAAGGCCCGCGAGAAGCTGTCCAAGTACACCACCAAGATCGGCTACCCGGACAAGTGGCGCGACTACAGCGGCCTGGTGGTCAAGGAAGGTGACCCGGTGGGCAATGCCGAGCGGGCCGGGCGCTTCGAGTTCAAGCGCGTGGCCGCCAAGCTGGGCCAGCCGGTGGACCGCAGCGAGTGGCTGATGTCGCCGCAGACGGTCAATGCCTACTACAACCCGTCGATGAACGAGATCGTCTTCCCGGCCGCCATCCTGGAGCCACCCTTCTTCGACATGGCCGCCGACGACGCGGCCAACTACGGCGCCATCGGCGCCATCATCGGCCACGAGATCAGCCACGGCTTCGATGACCAGGGGGCGCAGTACGACGGCGACGGCAAGCTGGACAACTGGTGGACCCCGGAAGATGCCAAGGCCTTCGCCGCCCTGGGCAAGCAACTGGTCGCGCAGTTCGCCGGCTACGAGCCCCTGCCGGGCCACAAGGTCAACGGTCAGCTGACGCTGGGCGAGAACATCGCCGACCTGTCGGGCCTGCAGATCGCCTACAAGGCCTGGAAGCTCTCACTCAATGGCGTCACGCCTCCGGTGATCAACGGCCTGACCGGCGAGCAACGCTTCTTCTACAGCTTTGCCCACGCCTGGCGCTCCAAGTACCGCGAGGAGCTTCAGCTGCGTCTGCTGACCGCCGACCCGCACTCGCCGCCGGAATTCCGCGCCAACGGCACGGTGATCAACCACGACGGCTTCCAGGCGGCCTTCGGCGTCAAGCCGGGCGACAAGATGTACAAGGCGCCGCAGGACCGCATCCGCATCTGGTGA
- a CDS encoding DUF4397 domain-containing protein produces MKKRTLLGLMAGLPVSGVLTACGGNNSGSAQVRLVNASPGYSALDLYIDDKLKVSNVAYGAASGYVSVDKGSFDTALSVNGSSTQLITTSRTYDTDTTYSIIAYGWNGSLKSVIVTENQDDATDGSMYFRVLNTSTDAGSVDVYLTAETDSLDSATAVASDVGGGKSTSFGTVDSGTYRLRITAQGDTSTVLLDVSNVTVSSKGVYTLIVTPTIGGVLVNALLMKQKGDVTALNTTMARVRLVCAMPGGARVAAAVGDTTLTSGNASPAVIGYTQVDVSAGTLTIQATVDGVATPSTTWAATAGSDVTVVVSGATAADATPVVITDDNRLSTSSTKYKMRLMHASQALSSDALTLTVDLTDIVSNQAYRSASSYVNRSANSSSVVTVSSLNAGQIFSLSDQALVAQGVYDVILLDKSAAGTDGVLQTYYFSNVRA; encoded by the coding sequence ATGAAGAAAAGAACCCTGCTTGGCCTGATGGCCGGCCTCCCGGTGAGTGGCGTGCTGACCGCATGCGGCGGCAACAACAGCGGCAGCGCCCAGGTGCGGCTGGTGAACGCCAGCCCGGGTTACAGCGCCCTGGACCTGTACATCGATGACAAGCTGAAGGTCAGCAATGTCGCCTATGGCGCGGCCAGCGGCTATGTGTCGGTCGACAAGGGCAGCTTCGACACGGCGCTGTCGGTCAACGGCTCCTCGACCCAGCTGATCACGACGTCCCGCACCTACGACACCGACACCACCTATTCCATCATCGCCTACGGCTGGAACGGTTCGCTGAAGTCGGTCATCGTCACCGAGAACCAGGACGACGCCACCGACGGCTCGATGTACTTCCGGGTGCTGAACACCTCGACCGATGCGGGTTCGGTGGATGTCTACCTGACCGCCGAGACCGATTCCCTGGATTCCGCCACCGCGGTGGCGTCCGATGTGGGTGGCGGCAAGAGCACCAGCTTCGGCACGGTCGATTCCGGAACCTACCGTCTGCGCATCACCGCGCAGGGTGACACCTCCACCGTGCTGCTGGACGTCTCCAACGTCACCGTCAGCAGCAAGGGCGTCTACACCCTGATCGTCACCCCGACCATCGGCGGCGTGCTGGTCAATGCCCTGCTGATGAAGCAGAAGGGCGACGTGACCGCGCTGAACACCACCATGGCCCGCGTGCGCCTGGTCTGCGCCATGCCGGGCGGCGCCCGCGTGGCCGCCGCGGTGGGCGACACCACGCTGACCAGCGGCAACGCTTCGCCCGCGGTCATCGGCTACACCCAGGTGGACGTGAGCGCCGGCACCCTGACCATCCAGGCCACCGTGGATGGCGTGGCCACCCCGTCCACCACCTGGGCGGCGACGGCCGGCTCCGATGTGACCGTGGTGGTGTCGGGCGCGACGGCGGCCGACGCGACGCCGGTGGTCATCACCGACGACAACCGCCTGTCGACCTCGAGCACCAAGTACAAGATGCGCCTGATGCACGCCTCGCAGGCGCTGTCGTCCGACGCGCTGACGCTGACCGTGGACCTGACCGACATCGTGTCGAACCAGGCCTACCGCTCGGCATCCAGCTACGTCAACCGCTCTGCCAACAGCTCCTCGGTGGTCACCGTGAGCTCGCTGAACGCCGGTCAGATTTTCTCCCTGTCTGACCAGGCCCTGGTGGCCCAGGGCGTGTACGACGTGATCCTGCTGGACAAGTCGGCTGCGGGCACCGACGGCGTGCTGCAGACCTACTACTTCAGCAACGTCCGCGCGTGA
- a CDS encoding pirin family protein, translated as MSTPALPTVLQPRAVERLVTGVATQDGAGVKLTRVLTHELQRRLDPFLMLDAFGSDEADDYIAGFPNHPHRGFETVTYMIAGRMRHRDSAGHEGLLENGGVQWMTAGRGLIHSELPEQEEGRMEGFQLWLNLPAKDKMVAAWYRDIPTQAVPEWQGEGVTARVIAGRTQGVTGAIEREHTEPLYLDLHLAPGAAFSQPLDPVFNAFAYPYRGRVVLGAEPREVAAGRMALLANTAGSDGITLHNPGPEEARVLLIAGRPLGEPIAQYGPFVMNTQEEIFQAVADFRAGKMG; from the coding sequence ATGAGCACCCCTGCCCTGCCCACCGTCCTGCAGCCCCGCGCCGTCGAGCGCCTGGTCACCGGCGTGGCCACCCAGGATGGCGCCGGCGTCAAGCTCACCCGCGTGCTCACGCACGAGTTGCAGCGCCGCCTGGACCCCTTCCTGATGCTGGATGCCTTCGGCTCGGACGAGGCCGACGACTACATCGCCGGCTTCCCCAACCACCCGCACCGCGGCTTCGAGACGGTGACCTACATGATCGCCGGGCGCATGCGCCACCGCGACTCGGCCGGCCACGAGGGCCTGCTGGAGAACGGCGGCGTGCAGTGGATGACCGCCGGCCGCGGCCTGATCCACAGCGAACTGCCGGAGCAGGAGGAGGGCCGCATGGAAGGCTTCCAGCTCTGGCTGAACCTGCCGGCGAAGGACAAGATGGTGGCGGCCTGGTACCGCGACATCCCCACGCAGGCCGTTCCCGAATGGCAGGGCGAAGGCGTGACCGCACGGGTGATCGCCGGCCGCACACAGGGCGTGACGGGGGCGATCGAGCGCGAGCACACCGAGCCGCTGTACCTGGACCTGCATCTCGCGCCGGGCGCCGCGTTCAGCCAGCCGCTGGACCCGGTGTTCAACGCCTTTGCCTACCCCTACCGGGGCCGCGTGGTGCTGGGCGCCGAGCCGCGCGAGGTGGCCGCCGGCCGCATGGCCCTCCTGGCCAACACCGCGGGCAGCGACGGCATCACCCTGCACAACCCGGGGCCGGAGGAAGCGCGGGTGCTGCTCATCGCCGGCCGGCCGCTGGGCGAGCCCATCGCCCAGTACGGCCCCTTCGTGATGAACACCCAGGAAGAGATCTTCCAGGCCGTGGCGGACTTCCGCGCCGGCAAGATGGGCTGA
- a CDS encoding FMN-dependent NADH-azoreductase — protein MKLLQINGSARRVEQGALSTLLANELSAALLAARPGSRATVRDLAVQPHPALDEAALGALFTPPEQRSPEQAARVTLDDLAIEDIQSADTVVLGVPMYNFGISSQLKNWIDAIARARVTFRYTEQGPEGLLTGKTVYAVLTRGGIHRDQPSDTIVPYLRAALGFLGMTDIHFIYAEGLALGPDAQARALAEARAEIARLAAEAAAR, from the coding sequence ATGAAACTCCTGCAGATCAACGGCAGCGCCCGCCGCGTCGAACAAGGCGCCCTCTCCACCCTGCTGGCCAACGAGCTCAGCGCCGCCCTGCTGGCCGCCCGCCCGGGCAGCCGCGCCACCGTGCGCGACCTGGCGGTGCAGCCGCACCCGGCGCTGGACGAGGCCGCCCTGGGCGCCCTCTTCACCCCGCCCGAGCAGCGCAGCCCTGAGCAGGCCGCCCGCGTCACGCTGGACGACCTGGCCATCGAGGACATCCAGTCGGCCGACACCGTGGTGCTGGGCGTGCCGATGTACAACTTCGGCATCTCCAGCCAGCTGAAGAACTGGATCGACGCCATCGCCCGGGCCCGGGTCACCTTCCGCTACACCGAGCAGGGCCCCGAGGGCCTGCTGACCGGCAAGACGGTGTACGCGGTGCTGACCCGCGGCGGCATCCACCGCGACCAGCCCAGCGACACCATCGTGCCCTACCTGCGCGCCGCGCTGGGCTTTCTGGGCATGACCGACATCCACTTCATCTACGCCGAAGGCCTGGCCCTGGGCCCGGACGCCCAGGCCCGCGCCCTGGCCGAAGCCCGCGCCGAAATCGCCCGGCTGGCCGCCGAGGCCGCCGCGCGCTGA
- a CDS encoding LysR family transcriptional regulator, with protein MTDTPWLDPADLLLFARVAECGSFTLAAAQLGWPKSTLSRRLSALEERLGERLMRRTTRRLTITDFGAAVLEHAREVAAQTDATLALAEYRQAQPSGLLRVSMPADLAVGVLAPALARFARAHPRVSLELDLSSRRVDLVAENYDLALRGGVLADDATLSARRLATFEGGLYAAPTWAADHARGWTHPRQLLEPGVEGDLPHGLLLGTPGRAARPWALSRLGADGGQEVWSGLPARSTQANLPALLLEMAADGLGVTATAELLARPLVEAGRLVRLLPDWQLPPESMWAVFPGRRLMPAKTRALVDCLAEALAPCRPA; from the coding sequence ATGACCGACACCCCCTGGCTCGATCCCGCCGATCTGCTGCTGTTCGCCCGGGTGGCCGAGTGCGGCAGCTTCACGTTGGCGGCGGCCCAGCTGGGCTGGCCCAAGTCCACGCTGTCGCGCCGGCTCTCGGCGCTGGAGGAGCGGCTGGGCGAGCGCCTGATGCGCCGCACCACCCGCCGCCTGACGATCACCGACTTCGGCGCCGCCGTGCTGGAACATGCCCGCGAGGTGGCGGCCCAGACCGACGCCACGCTGGCCCTGGCCGAGTACCGCCAGGCTCAGCCCAGCGGCCTGCTGCGGGTGTCCATGCCGGCCGACCTGGCGGTGGGCGTGCTGGCGCCGGCGCTGGCGCGCTTTGCCCGGGCACACCCCCGGGTCAGCCTGGAGCTGGACCTGTCGTCCCGCCGGGTGGACCTGGTGGCCGAGAACTACGACCTGGCCCTGCGCGGCGGGGTGCTGGCCGACGACGCCACGCTCAGCGCGCGCCGCCTGGCCACCTTCGAGGGGGGGCTCTATGCCGCGCCGACCTGGGCGGCCGACCACGCACGCGGCTGGACCCACCCGCGCCAGCTGCTGGAGCCCGGGGTGGAGGGGGATCTGCCGCACGGCCTGCTGCTGGGCACGCCGGGGCGGGCCGCCCGGCCCTGGGCCCTGTCGCGGCTGGGGGCCGATGGCGGCCAGGAGGTCTGGAGCGGGCTGCCCGCGCGCAGCACCCAGGCCAACCTGCCGGCCCTGCTGCTGGAGATGGCGGCCGACGGCCTGGGCGTGACGGCCACCGCCGAGCTGCTGGCCCGGCCGCTGGTGGAGGCCGGCCGCCTGGTGCGCCTGCTGCCCGACTGGCAGCTGCCTCCCGAATCGATGTGGGCGGTCTTTCCCGGCCGGCGGCTGATGCCGGCCAAGACCCGTGCCCTGGTGGACTGCCTGGCCGAGGCCCTCGCACCCTGCCGCCCGGCGTAG
- a CDS encoding GNAT family N-acetyltransferase, with amino-acid sequence MTKTLYLTPRLQVRELAPGDEPLLLTLHGDPAVARWMGDGTPLTPEMCLAWVRVSMNNYANQGYGYCAVFERASGEFVGGCGLIHPPGEPRRPVEIIYALRPPFWGRGYAREMVSAMLDWGARQRGLRQVWATAMPDNTASARVLAASGLHWQHTRPDADGEPTATWLWEAPAQATSSPEAPGSSPNPV; translated from the coding sequence GTGACGAAGACGCTGTATCTCACCCCGCGCCTGCAGGTGCGCGAGCTCGCCCCAGGCGACGAGCCCCTGCTGCTGACGCTGCACGGCGACCCGGCCGTGGCCCGCTGGATGGGCGACGGCACGCCGCTCACGCCCGAGATGTGCCTGGCCTGGGTGCGGGTCTCGATGAACAACTACGCCAACCAGGGCTACGGCTACTGCGCCGTGTTCGAGCGGGCCTCTGGCGAGTTCGTCGGCGGCTGCGGCTTGATCCATCCGCCGGGCGAGCCCCGCCGGCCGGTGGAGATCATCTATGCCCTGCGCCCGCCCTTCTGGGGCCGCGGCTATGCGCGGGAGATGGTGAGCGCCATGCTGGACTGGGGGGCGCGGCAGCGCGGCCTGCGTCAGGTCTGGGCCACGGCCATGCCGGACAACACCGCCTCGGCCCGGGTGCTGGCGGCGTCGGGCCTGCACTGGCAGCACACCCGACCCGATGCCGATGGCGAGCCCACGGCCACCTGGCTGTGGGAGGCGCCGGCTCAGGCGACCTCTTCGCCCGAAGCCCCGGGGTCATCACCCAACCCCGTCTGA